Genomic DNA from Ilyobacter polytropus DSM 2926:
TCCCTCTTTGATCTCCAAATCCGGAACCACCAAAAAACGAACTGAATATATCTCCTAAATCCTCAAAATCTCCGAATCCACCGAATCCACCAAAACCTCCGGCTCCTCCAGCTCCTCCCTGTTCAAAAGCTGCATGTCCAAATCTATCGTACTGCGCCCTCTTTTGAGAATCTGAAAGTACCTGATAAGCATCATTTAATTCTTTAAATTTTGCCTCAGCGTTTTTCTTTTCATCATCGTTGGCATTGGTAAATTTATCTGGATGGTATTTCATGGCGGCCTTTCTGTAGGCCTTCTTGATTTCAGCCTCTGATGCATCTTTTGAAATACCCAGTATTTCGTAGTAATCTTTTTTAGCCATAAAACGCTACCTCCGTAATTTATCACAAAATATTATAACATAAATTCAATTTTTTTTACAGGCTTACTTCCCCTCTATACATACCTTAAACAAGGTATTATCGACCTTTTATCTCTCCCTCTCTTTTGAGGAGATATTCCTTCCGCCATAGACCACTTGCATAGCCTGTCAGTTTCCCATTTTTCCCTATCACCCTGTGACAAGGGATTATTATGCTGATAGGATTCTTACTATTAGCTCCTCCCACAGCTCTGACAGCCTTGGGATTTCCTATATTTTCAGCCTGTACCTTATAAGAGATACTTTTCCCGTAAGGTATTTTAGACAGTTCTTTCCAGCATTTCACCTGAAAATCCGTTCCGTGCACATCCAATGTGACTGAAAACTTTATTCTGTCTCCGTAAAAATATTCTTCTAGTTCTTTTTTGCACTTTAGAACCAGAGGGCTTTTTATCTCTGATTTTTTACCATTTACAAACTCCACCGAGCTTATGCCGTCTGTTTCTTCACAGATCTCGATTATACCTAAAACAGGATGTTCTAAATAGACTCTTCCCACCATAAGAAGACCTATATTTTCTTATTCATATATACATCTGTTATCTCATAGCCCATTTTTCTGTAAGATGCTATTGCACCCTCATTATATCCGAAAGAGTGCAGATTTATTTTCTTGGCCTTGTATTCGTAAGATTTCTCTTCTAATGCTTCTACTACTTTTATCTCATAGTCATTTCCCTTAAATTCATCGTATATGCATAATGCATTTACAAACACAGATTTATTAAAAATATTAAACCAGATAAACCCTACTTTTTTTTCTTCATCTTTATATGCAGTCATTAGGTAGTGATTGTTTGTATCTACACCGTCTTTTAGTATTTTTTCCAGTGTTTCTTTAGAAAGTTCTATAGCTTCATTTTCCTGCCAGTGTCCTACTCTGACTTTTTCCTTAGCATAGTCAGATATTAGTTTACCTTTTATAACATCGTATTCATTTTGTTTCATTTTAACCAATTTAAGCATAGTATCAAAGCCTCCTTTTTTTAAACCTTTTCACTGAACATCTTACCATAAATCAAGTTTTTATTTAACTTAAGTTGTCTTTTGAATTCTAATTATATTATTGAATTTATCGGGATTCGTTACTTTTCTCTTGAAAGAAAAGTAATCAAAAGTTCAAGAATTTTCAAACGTCTAGGAAGTTGATATTTCCTTTATCGCCTTTGTAAGCTACAGTCCTAGGTTCCCTGCGGAACTTATTCTGTAGGACGGCTGAGTGCAGGTTCTTTCTTGTATAAGCCCTGCGACTTGAAATTCAAAAGACATAAAAATAATAAAGCCCAAACAAATAGCATGCACACAGTTATTTTTTAATTTTTGACTATTATTAATTCTGATTTTAGCCATAGTATAGGAAGAGGAATAAAAAACCTCTCGTAAAAGAAAATGTATATACTTTAGTCTTAACTCTGTGAAACTCTCTTTTTTTCTCTGTGTCCTCTGTGGCCAAAAGGTTTTATCTTTATTCGTGTTAATTTTTTTGCTTTTTATTGATTTTTATTCGTGACAAAATCCCTTGATTCTAATATTCTTGTAAATTCAGTAATTCATAAAAATCAAAAAAAACTTATATTTTCTATAAAAACTTTAGAATAATTTTCATAATTATCTTTGAAAAAGGGAATAGAGCCTAAAACTCTATTCCCTGTATTCTAAGCTTTTGCTTAAATATTTGATTAGTCTATGATTTCAGCTTCTTCTACGTCATCCTCAGATTTTTTAGTTTCTCCGCCTTCAGCTTCACCATCTGCTGTTGCATTTGCCTGAGCCTCTTTGTAGATCTCTTCAGCTAATTTGTGAGCTGCTTTAGAAAGATCTTCCATAGCCTTGTCTATAGCTTCTTTATCTTCACTGTCTTTTACCTTTTTAAGTTCCTCAAGAGCAGCCTCAATATTTTTCTTATCTTCCTCTGTTACTTTATCAGCATGATCAACTAGTGTTTTCTCTGTAGAAGAGATAAGCATATCAGCTTTATTTCTAGTTTCTACAAGCTCCTTAAACTTCTTGTCTTCTGCTTCGTTTGCCTCTGCATCTCTTTTCATTCTTTCGATCTCTTCTTCAGTAAGATTAGTCGATCCTGTAATAGTTACTTTATTTTCCTTACCAGTTCCTAGGTCTTTAGCACCTACATGAACGATTCCGTTAGCGTCGATATCAAATGTAACTTCAATCTGTGGTACTCCTCTTGGAGCAGCAGGGATTCCTTCTAAGTTAAATTCTCCAAGCTTGTGGTTGTCTGCAGATTTAGCTCTTTCCCCTTGTAGTACATTGATTGTTACTGCAGGTTGATTATCCACTGCTGTTGAGAATATTTGTGATTTTTTTACAGGAATAGTTGTGTTCTTTTCGATAATTTTAGTGAATACTCCACCAAGAGTTTCGATTCCTAGTGAAAGAGGAGTTACGTCTAGTAATAGTACGTCTTTTACATCTCCCATAAGTACTCCACCTTGAATAGCAGCTCCTGCAGCTACTACCTCATCAGGGTTTATACCTTTGTTAGGTTTTTTACCAAAGAACTTTTCTGCCCATTCTTGTACCGCAGGGATTCTAGTAGAACCTCCTACAAGAAGAATCTCGTCGATGTCAGAAGGATTAAGACCAGCATCTTTCATAGCTGTTTTTGTAGGTCCTTGAGTTGCCTCTACAAGATCAAGAGTAAGTTCGTTGAATTTAGCTCTTGTAAGTTTCATCTCTAAATGCTTAGGTCCAGTTGCATCCATTGTGATGAATGGAAGAGATATAGGAGTTTCCATTGTTGTAGATAATTCTTTTTTAGCCTTTTCTGCTGCATCTTTTAGTCTTTGGTATGCCATTTTATCATTAGAAAGATCTAGTCCAGTCTCTTTCTTAAACTCTGTTACAAGCCAGTCGATTATCTTCTTATCGAAGTTGTCTCCTCCAAGGTGGTTGTTTCCTGAAGTAGCTAGTACTTCTATTACACCGTCTCCTATCTCAAGGATGGATACGTCAAATGTTCCTCCACCAAGGTCAAAAACAAGTACTTTTTCTTCACCTTTTTTATCAAGACCATAAGCTAGTGCCGCAGCTGTAGGTTCGTTTATGATTCTTTTTACGTCAAATCCTGCGATCATACCGGCATCTTTTGTTGCCTGTCTCTGAGCATCAGTAAAGTAAGCCGGTACTGTTATTACTGCTTCTTTTACTGTTTCTCCAAGATATGCTTCTGCGTCACTCTTAAGTTTTTTAAGGATCATTGCAGAGATTTCCTGTGGAGTGTAATCTTTTCCGTGCATTGCTACTTTGTGATCCTCACCCATGTGAGTTTTTATAGATTGTACAGTCGAATCAGTATTTGTGATCGCCTGTCTCTTTGCAATCTCTCCTACTATGATTTCTCCGTTATCTTTTACGTTTACTACTGAAGGAGTAGTTCTTGCTCCCTCTGAATTACTAATGATAGTGAAGCTTCCACCTTCCATTACAGCTACACATGAGTTTGTTGTTCCCAAATCAATTCCGATTATTTTACTCATTCTTATTTCCTCCTAAAAAATTAATTTTTAATGTTTATCTGAAATATACTATTTTTTACAAACTTTGACCATAGAAGGTCTGA
This window encodes:
- a CDS encoding methylated-DNA--[protein]-cysteine S-methyltransferase codes for the protein MVGRVYLEHPVLGIIEICEETDGISSVEFVNGKKSEIKSPLVLKCKKELEEYFYGDRIKFSVTLDVHGTDFQVKCWKELSKIPYGKSISYKVQAENIGNPKAVRAVGGANSKNPISIIIPCHRVIGKNGKLTGYASGLWRKEYLLKREGEIKGR
- a CDS encoding GNAT family N-acetyltransferase, whose protein sequence is MLKLVKMKQNEYDVIKGKLISDYAKEKVRVGHWQENEAIELSKETLEKILKDGVDTNNHYLMTAYKDEEKKVGFIWFNIFNKSVFVNALCIYDEFKGNDYEIKVVEALEEKSYEYKAKKINLHSFGYNEGAIASYRKMGYEITDVYMNKKI
- the dnaK gene encoding molecular chaperone DnaK, with the translated sequence MSKIIGIDLGTTNSCVAVMEGGSFTIISNSEGARTTPSVVNVKDNGEIIVGEIAKRQAITNTDSTVQSIKTHMGEDHKVAMHGKDYTPQEISAMILKKLKSDAEAYLGETVKEAVITVPAYFTDAQRQATKDAGMIAGFDVKRIINEPTAAALAYGLDKKGEEKVLVFDLGGGTFDVSILEIGDGVIEVLATSGNNHLGGDNFDKKIIDWLVTEFKKETGLDLSNDKMAYQRLKDAAEKAKKELSTTMETPISLPFITMDATGPKHLEMKLTRAKFNELTLDLVEATQGPTKTAMKDAGLNPSDIDEILLVGGSTRIPAVQEWAEKFFGKKPNKGINPDEVVAAGAAIQGGVLMGDVKDVLLLDVTPLSLGIETLGGVFTKIIEKNTTIPVKKSQIFSTAVDNQPAVTINVLQGERAKSADNHKLGEFNLEGIPAAPRGVPQIEVTFDIDANGIVHVGAKDLGTGKENKVTITGSTNLTEEEIERMKRDAEANEAEDKKFKELVETRNKADMLISSTEKTLVDHADKVTEEDKKNIEAALEELKKVKDSEDKEAIDKAMEDLSKAAHKLAEEIYKEAQANATADGEAEGGETKKSEDDVEEAEIID